TCCGCTCCTGGATGATCTCCAGGTGCAGCTCCCCCATCCCGGAAATGATCATTTGCCCGGTATGGTGGTCCTGGTAGGATTTCAGGGTGGGATCTTCCATCGACAACTTGGCCAGCACGTCGTCGAGCTTCTGATGCTCCGAGGTCAGGCGCGGTTCGATGGTTGCCGAAACCACCGGCTCGGGGAATTGGATGGTTTCCAGCACGATGGGATGACGCTCGTCGCAGAGCGTGTCGCCGGTGGAAACTTCCTTCAACCCCACCGAGGCCGCGATGTCGCCGGAATAGACGGCGTCCACTTCCTCGCGCTTGTTGGCGTGCATCTTCAGCAATTTGGCGATGCGCAGGCGCTGGTTCTTGCTGCTGTTGAAGATGGTGCTGCCGACCTTGATGCTGCCCGAATAGACACGGAAATAAACGAGCTGGCCGACATAGGGGTCGCTCATGATCTTGAACACCAGCGCCGACATGGGCTCGTCGTCCGACAGTTTGCGGCGCAACGCCCGGCCGCTTTTGGGGTCCTTGCCGGCAATCGCCTCCTTGTCCAGCGGCGAAGGCAAAAAGTCGACGACGGCGTCGAGCAGGTTGTGCACGCCCTTGTTCTTGAAGGAGGAGCCGCAGAGCACCGGAACCGCCTTGAGGTTCAGGGTGGCCGCGCGCACCGCCTTTTTCAAGTGGCTTTCCGGAATGTCCTTCTTATCCAGGAACAATTCCATCACGTCGTTGTCGAATTCGGCCAGCCTTTCGATCAGCTGCTCGCGGTGCAGCAGCGCGTCATCCAGGTAGGGGGCCGGGATGTCCATGTTCTCCACTTTCGCGCCCAGCAATTCGCCGTTGTAGCGGTAGGCTTTCATGGCGATGAGATCGATCACCCCGGCGAAGTTGTCCTCGCTGCCCAGCGGCAGCTGCAGCGGCAGGGTGACGACCTTGAATTTCTTTTCGATCTGCCCGACCACGTCGAGGAAATCGGAACCCTGGCGGTCCATCTTGTTGACGTAGGCGATCTTGGGGATGTGGTACTTCACCGATTGGTACCAGACCTTCTCGGTCTGCGGTTCGACGCCGCCGACGCCGCACAGGACGATGATCGCCCCGTCGAGCACGCGCAGCGACCGTTCCACCTCGGCGGTGAAATCGACATGGCCGGGGGTGTCGATGATGTTGATGCGGCAGTCGTTCCAGAAGCAGGTGGTGGCCGCGGCGGTGATGGTGATGCCGCGCTCCTGCTCCTGCTCCATCCAGTCCATGACGGCCGTGCCGTCGTCGACTTCGCCGATTTTATAGGTCACGCCGGTATAGTACAGAATTCTCTCGGTGGTGGTGGTCTTGCCGGCATCGATGTGGGCCATCAAGCCGATGTTGCGAATTCTGTCAACCGGGACCGTTCTCATGGGGC
The sequence above is drawn from the Candidatus Aminicenantes bacterium genome and encodes:
- the fusA gene encoding elongation factor G; the encoded protein is MRTVPVDRIRNIGLMAHIDAGKTTTTERILYYTGVTYKIGEVDDGTAVMDWMEQEQERGITITAAATTCFWNDCRINIIDTPGHVDFTAEVERSLRVLDGAIIVLCGVGGVEPQTEKVWYQSVKYHIPKIAYVNKMDRQGSDFLDVVGQIEKKFKVVTLPLQLPLGSEDNFAGVIDLIAMKAYRYNGELLGAKVENMDIPAPYLDDALLHREQLIERLAEFDNDVMELFLDKKDIPESHLKKAVRAATLNLKAVPVLCGSSFKNKGVHNLLDAVVDFLPSPLDKEAIAGKDPKSGRALRRKLSDDEPMSALVFKIMSDPYVGQLVYFRVYSGSIKVGSTIFNSSKNQRLRIAKLLKMHANKREEVDAVYSGDIAASVGLKEVSTGDTLCDERHPIVLETIQFPEPVVSATIEPRLTSEHQKLDDVLAKLSMEDPTLKSYQDHHTGQMIISGMGELHLEIIQERIKREFKVQTKLGKPRVAYYETIRKKARAEEKYIKQSGGKGQFGHVALEVKPLDGSEKFKFNAKIKHGIIPKEFYKAIEQGVQEAMDIGVIAGFPITQVEVDLVDGSTNEEDGNELAYKIAAAMAFKSAFRKGHPILLEPLMKIEIVVQDEYLGEVMSDFNSRQGKVTHMDLRNNLHLIDGQVPLALMFGYATALRTLTQGRANYSLEFFKYSEMTEEKMNEVLKNQLGIYTIN